One region of Saprospiraceae bacterium genomic DNA includes:
- a CDS encoding fatty acid desaturase produces the protein MGNLKYSQYDPAILQRLPAIVKAYQLPDSKKATIQILNSFLPFVAIWTAMYLLLDVSLWLTFLLAAVNAFFLVRIFIIQHDCGHQSFTTSRKANDIIGEICSLISFMPYRYWAKSHNFHHGHNGILWEHRDIGDINLLTVKEFRQLSRLEKIRYIVFRSAPVLFVIGPVWYLLVHSRIPLINMKGWEHARRSLMKHNLLLLAVHLGIILLLGYEAFLLVHLPILVFFAIIAVWFFYVQHQHETTYKQWKDKWDYIRAAVQGSTYYKLPRLFHWLTGNIGYHHIHHLNPLVPNYELARCHHENPILDKVANKITFWQSLRCIFNKLWDEEQERMISFREYLRRRKLERRG, from the coding sequence ATGGGTAACTTGAAATACTCGCAGTACGACCCCGCCATTTTGCAGCGTCTTCCCGCCATTGTGAAAGCCTATCAACTCCCTGATTCAAAAAAGGCCACCATCCAAATCCTCAATTCTTTTTTGCCTTTTGTAGCTATATGGACGGCGATGTATCTGCTGCTCGACGTGTCTCTATGGCTCACGTTTTTGTTGGCAGCCGTCAATGCTTTCTTCCTCGTGCGGATTTTCATCATTCAGCACGACTGTGGGCACCAATCTTTTACGACCTCGCGCAAAGCCAACGATATCATCGGCGAAATTTGCAGCCTCATCAGCTTCATGCCCTATCGCTACTGGGCGAAAAGCCACAACTTCCACCACGGCCACAATGGCATCTTGTGGGAACACCGCGACATCGGCGACATCAACCTGCTGACGGTGAAGGAATTCAGGCAACTCAGCCGCTTGGAGAAAATACGCTATATCGTGTTCCGCAGCGCACCAGTATTGTTCGTCATCGGCCCGGTATGGTACCTACTCGTGCACAGCCGGATACCGTTGATCAACATGAAAGGCTGGGAACACGCCCGCCGCTCGCTGATGAAACACAACTTGCTGCTGCTGGCAGTGCATCTCGGCATTATCCTGTTATTGGGCTACGAGGCGTTCCTGCTCGTGCACCTGCCGATTCTGGTATTTTTTGCCATCATCGCCGTGTGGTTTTTCTATGTGCAACACCAACACGAGACCACCTACAAACAGTGGAAAGACAAGTGGGACTACATCCGCGCTGCCGTGCAAGGCAGCACTTACTACAAGCTGCCACGCCTTTTCCACTGGCTGACGGGCAACATAGGCTACCATCACATTCACCACCTCAATCCGTTGGTGCCCAACTACGAACTGGCGCGATGCCACCACGAGAACCCTATTCTCGACAAAGTGGCGAACAAAATCACCTTTTGGCAAAGCCTGCGCTGCATCTTCAACAAACTTTGGGACGAGGAGCAAGAGCGCATGATTTCGTTCCGCGAATACCTCAGGAGAAGAAAGTTGGAACGCAGGGGTTGA
- a CDS encoding right-handed parallel beta-helix repeat-containing protein, giving the protein MKKSLLLLLIAFVSQVSAQSKRIYVSEQAPGFDDGSSWFDAFTDLQSALSLAQYGDTIWVAEGTYYPTATTDRTISFKVKNGVRLFGGFAGTETALDERDWQAHPVELSGNLGSFLLFTDNSLHVMTLESPDSNTVVDGFTFRYGNANLSGNGADGGGIFVLVPSTSGVSAARIRNCLFQLNWASDAGGAVQIFSQGADYSVFENCEFVSNEARVGGAVYVSATQMHTRFVECRFSFNKSNESGGAVALSDVFNATRIQSCYFEKNRTGSGNGGAIFSLGRTLAGKGPVIENCQFVENRCALNNASLNSQAGGAIYLWDMGGPDTFSVRNCQFTKNVSNNASAVYFRGQNTTGSNVAINRCTFEENGTNMGTVMVLSSTHARSVRLHDCHFKAHQQSVLVVSGGGLANPEQTRIIVDSCSFLNNRGSVFSAMVAGNNTHATLSNSLIKNNQTFSTLLHLFPKECLIRHCIFEQNEKMLNFWENESNTVYVQNCLFRKNHAFDFMFGTYDGVLNVLNSHFDSNVSAADYSTIWYSGQAFVKNTIFTNNRGVTLSNDSLISYTIPGYLKPHYEHCYFNGPLVNPLSNATFGPGNLTGVTPMFQQASIGDFRLSPCSPLVGAGDNTAAAAIPFDLNGQPRIQGGIVDIGVFERPPPALASPPQIQLPCPGDDVGSVTFDVTDGCEPYAFVWSSDAAMGQNLHDLPIGNYNFSVTDARGSSLVVPISIVEKTAPLLSAAVEPLVCGDTAGGSAVLSAVGDAPFVFEWEDGSIASERTGLAAGTYRLTVTDADGCIATDSVHIMQEGRLGAAVQVEPITCPGYSDGALTVAPTLGLAPFQWLWETGDTTESLVGLVAGTYRCTLSDALGCSIVWVIPLLEPTVDCGDGDGIFPNPFSDWLTIRTKRVPDAAAHWLLADDWGRVVFRAALPDPQARLHLGHLPAGIYFWQLWQGGQLTGKGVVERM; this is encoded by the coding sequence ATGAAAAAATCTTTACTCCTGCTCTTAATCGCTTTCGTTTCGCAAGTCTCCGCGCAAAGCAAACGCATCTACGTCAGCGAGCAAGCACCCGGCTTTGACGACGGCTCCTCGTGGTTCGATGCTTTCACCGACCTGCAATCGGCACTATCGCTCGCCCAATATGGCGACACGATTTGGGTAGCGGAAGGCACCTACTACCCCACCGCTACCACCGACCGCACCATCTCTTTCAAAGTCAAAAACGGTGTCCGCCTATTCGGGGGCTTTGCTGGCACGGAGACGGCCTTGGACGAACGCGACTGGCAAGCGCACCCGGTCGAACTAAGCGGCAACCTCGGCTCCTTTCTGCTTTTCACCGACAACTCGCTGCACGTCATGACCTTGGAAAGCCCAGACAGCAACACCGTCGTGGATGGCTTCACGTTCAGATACGGCAACGCCAACCTCAGCGGCAACGGTGCCGACGGCGGCGGCATTTTTGTGCTGGTGCCGAGCACATCGGGGGTGTCGGCGGCGCGAATCCGAAACTGTCTCTTCCAACTCAACTGGGCTTCCGACGCGGGCGGTGCCGTGCAGATATTCTCGCAGGGGGCGGATTACTCCGTTTTTGAAAATTGCGAGTTTGTCAGCAACGAGGCCCGTGTCGGCGGCGCGGTGTATGTCTCCGCCACGCAGATGCACACCCGTTTCGTGGAGTGCCGTTTTTCGTTCAATAAGTCCAACGAATCGGGTGGCGCGGTTGCCTTGAGTGACGTGTTCAATGCCACCCGCATCCAATCATGTTATTTTGAAAAAAACCGCACGGGCAGCGGGAATGGCGGGGCTATTTTCAGCTTGGGCAGAACACTGGCAGGCAAAGGCCCCGTTATCGAAAATTGCCAGTTTGTTGAAAACCGGTGCGCTCTCAACAACGCTTCGCTGAACAGCCAGGCAGGTGGCGCGATTTATCTGTGGGACATGGGCGGCCCCGATACTTTTTCGGTGCGCAACTGCCAGTTCACTAAAAACGTCAGCAACAACGCCTCCGCCGTTTATTTTAGAGGCCAAAATACCACGGGGAGCAATGTTGCGATAAACCGTTGCACGTTTGAAGAGAACGGGACCAACATGGGCACCGTGATGGTGTTGAGCAGCACGCACGCACGTTCGGTTCGACTGCACGATTGCCACTTCAAGGCCCACCAACAGTCCGTGCTGGTAGTGAGTGGGGGCGGATTGGCAAACCCCGAACAGACCCGGATAATCGTGGACAGCTGCTCTTTTCTGAACAACAGGGGTAGCGTGTTTTCGGCAATGGTCGCTGGCAACAACACACACGCCACGCTGTCCAACTCGCTCATCAAAAACAATCAAACATTTAGCACGCTTTTGCACCTGTTTCCCAAGGAATGCCTCATTCGGCATTGCATTTTTGAGCAGAATGAAAAAATGCTCAATTTTTGGGAAAACGAGTCGAACACCGTCTATGTGCAAAATTGTCTTTTCCGAAAAAACCACGCTTTTGACTTCATGTTCGGCACTTATGATGGTGTATTAAACGTGCTCAACAGCCATTTCGACTCCAACGTGTCGGCAGCGGACTATTCCACTATCTGGTATTCGGGGCAAGCATTTGTCAAGAACACGATTTTCACGAACAACCGGGGCGTGACGCTTTCCAACGACTCCCTCATCTCCTACACCATACCGGGCTATCTGAAACCCCACTACGAACACTGCTACTTCAATGGCCCATTGGTCAATCCGCTTTCCAACGCGACCTTTGGCCCCGGCAACCTGACGGGCGTGACGCCAATGTTTCAGCAAGCAAGCATCGGCGATTTTAGGCTCTCGCCCTGCTCGCCCCTCGTGGGTGCAGGCGACAACACCGCCGCCGCCGCTATTCCTTTCGACCTCAACGGCCAACCCCGCATACAAGGCGGCATCGTGGACATAGGCGTTTTTGAGCGCCCCCCACCCGCGCTCGCGTCGCCGCCACAAATCCAGTTGCCTTGTCCCGGCGACGATGTTGGCTCTGTGACCTTCGACGTGACCGATGGTTGCGAGCCATACGCTTTCGTGTGGTCGTCAGACGCAGCAATGGGTCAAAACCTCCATGATTTGCCCATTGGCAATTACAATTTTAGCGTCACGGATGCTCGCGGCTCGTCTTTGGTGGTGCCCATTTCAATCGTCGAAAAAACCGCGCCCTTGCTCTCTGCCGCGGTAGAGCCACTTGTCTGCGGCGATACCGCTGGCGGCAGCGCGGTGCTTTCAGCCGTTGGGGATGCGCCGTTCGTGTTTGAATGGGAAGACGGGAGTATCGCCTCGGAGCGCACGGGTTTGGCGGCTGGCACCTATCGGCTGACGGTGACAGATGCCGACGGCTGTATCGCCACAGACAGTGTTCACATTATGCAGGAGGGAAGATTGGGCGCCGCGGTTCAGGTAGAGCCTATTACCTGCCCGGGCTATTCGGATGGTGCGCTGACAGTGGCTCCCACCCTTGGGCTGGCACCTTTCCAATGGCTCTGGGAAACGGGCGACACGACGGAATCGCTCGTTGGCTTAGTGGCTGGCACCTATCGCTGCACTTTGAGCGACGCTCTGGGGTGCAGCATTGTGTGGGTGATTCCGCTTTTGGAGCCAACGGTGGATTGTGGCGACGGCGA